The following proteins come from a genomic window of Sardina pilchardus chromosome 13, fSarPil1.1, whole genome shotgun sequence:
- the pid1 gene encoding PTB-containing, cubilin and LRP1-interacting protein isoform X2: MLKTKLNVLTLRKDPLPTVIYHEPEAIELCSTAPHLKNRNHTGYKVTYLGKVSISGTQFLSGCTESAVVGLCAGKHSGISNGNGDGDGDNGNASIVPGSSAMLEIRPFQVRMHQLDGKPAGDPSVAMDTYQVARIAYCTADHQSNPHVFAWIYRQINDDLTFQMDCHAVECQSKLEAKMLAHSMMEAFRKTFRSMNSDGRLHKSGSASGSASDDQPEDSAAEDSTPDDSTPDDG; this comes from the exons ATGTTGAAGACAAAGCTTAACGTTCTAACACTCCGGAAAGATCCGCTGCCGACGGTGATCTACCACGAGCCAGAGGCCATCGAGTTATGTTCCACAGCGCCACACCTGAAGAACCGCAACCACACAGGGTACAAG gtgacGTACCTGGGCAAGGTGTCGATCTCCGGCACGCAGTTCCTCTCTGGCTGCACGGAGTCAGCGGTGGTGGGCCTCTGCGCTGGCAAACACTCGGGCATCTCCAACGGCAACGGCGACGGCGACGGCGACAACGGTAACGCCAGCATCGTCCCCGGCAGCAGCGCCATGCTGGAGATCCGCCCCTTCCAGGTGCGCATGCACCAGCTGGACGGGAAGCCGGCCGGGGACCCCTCGGTCGCCATGGACACCTACCAGGTGGCGCGCATCGCCTACTGCACGGCGGACCACCAGTCCAACCCGCACGTGTTCGCCTGGATCTACCGGCAGATCAACGACGACCTCACCTTCCAGATGGACTGCCACGCCGTGGAGTGCCAGAGCAAGCTGGAGGCCAAGATGCTGGCGCACTCCATGATGGAAGCCTTCCGCAAGACCTTCCGCAGCATGAACAGCGACGGGCGCCTGCACAAGAGCGGCTCGGCCTCGGGCTCGGCCTCCGACGACCAGCCCGAGGACTCCGCGGCCGAAGACTCCACGCCCGACGACTCCACGCCCGACGACGGCTGA